From a region of the Zingiber officinale cultivar Zhangliang chromosome 4B, Zo_v1.1, whole genome shotgun sequence genome:
- the LOC121974920 gene encoding chloride channel protein CLC-a-like: MRSSAVPIVEPSPMEDYSSAFLEKEAAAQAEFEGDEEGEHDPESNSLRNPLLKRTPTLTSSQYAVVGAKVSHIESLDYEINENDLFKHDWRSRSSGEVLQYIFLKWTLAFLVGLLTGVIASLINLAIENIAGIKILYLARFVKDKRYVTGFVYLTGVNLALTMVAASLCVVFAPTAAGPGIPEIKAYLNGVDTPNMFGASTLFVKIIGSIGSVSAGLDLGKEGPLVHIGSCIASLLSQGGSESDDYRLKRKWLRFFNNDRDRRDLITCGASSGVCAAFRSPVGGVLFSLEEVATWWRSALLWRTFFSTAVVVVVLRGFIEYCNSGRCGLFGRGGLILFDVSDVKVSYHVNDLLLVALVGVLGGLLGSAYNFVLHKVLILYGRINERGRMAKLVLSLSVSLFTSICLYGLPFLAPCTPCDGSAEVVCPTPEGSGNFKQFNCPSGHYNDLASLLYATNDDAVRNIFSSSTPSEFRLLSLLIFFALYCVLGLVTFGIAVPSGLFLPIILMGSAYGRLLALALQSYIHIDHGLYAVLGAAALMSGSMRMTVSLCVIFLELTNNLLLLPITMFVLLIAKTVGDSINPSIYEIILDLKGLPFLEASKDPWMRNLTVAELAAAKPTVVSLESVEKVARIVEVLKQTGHNGFPVVNWPEGSAELHGLVLRSHLVAVLRKKWFLKERRRSAEWEVRERFTSVDLAKKGVTLEQVAISEEEMEMYVDLHPFTNTTPYTVVESMSVAKALVLFRQVGLRHLLIIPKYQGAGISPIVGILTRQDLRAHNILAAFPHLANKKHK; encoded by the exons ATGCGCAGCTCTGCCGTGCCCATTGTCGAACCCTCGCCGATGGAAGACTACTCGAGTGCTTTCCTTGAGAAAGAAGCAGCAGCTCAAGCGGAGTTTGAAGGAGACGAAGAAGGCGAGCATGATCCCGAGAGCAACTCTCTGCGGAATCCCCTGCTCAAGAGAACCCCGACGCTCACCTCCAGCCAGTACGCGGTGGTCGGAGCTAAGGTGTCGCACATTGAGAGCTTGGACTACGA GATCAATGAGAACGATCTGTTCAAGCATGACTGGAGGAGCAGATCCAGCGGCGAGGTGTTGCAGTACATCTTCTTAAAGtggacgctcgccttcctcgtCGGCCTCCTCACGGGAGTCATTGCGTCTCTCATCAACCTCGCCATCGAGAACATAGCAGGCATCAAGATCCTCTACTTGGCTCGGTTTGTGAAGGACAAAAG GTACGTGACTGGCTTCGTCTATTTGACAGGGGTAAATCTTGCTCTGACGATGGTCGCTGCATCTCTGTGCGTGGTGTTTGCTCCCACCGCTGCAGGTCCAGGGATACCGGAGATCAAAGCTTATCTCAACGGAGTCGATACCCCCAATATGTTTGGGGCTTCCACGCTATTTGTCAAG ATCATCGGCAGCATTGGATCAGTGTCTGCGGGGCTTGATCTGGGGAAAGAAGGGCCTCTGGTGCACATCGGAAGCTGCATTGCGTCCCTGCTCAGCCAAGGCGGATCCGAGTCCGACGACTATCGGCTCAAGCGCAAGTGGCTCCGTTTCTTCAACAACGACCGGGACCGCAGGGATCTGATCACCTGCGGGGCCTCCTCTGGCGTCTGCGCCGCCTTCCGCTCTCCGGTGGGGGGCGTCCTCTTCTCCCTAGAGGAGGTGGCCACGTGGTGGAGGAGCGCCCTCCTGTGGCGGACCTTCTTCAGCACGGCCGTGGTGGTGGTGGTGCTCCGGGGGTTCATCGAGTACTGCAACTCTGGGCGGTGCGGGCTGTTCGGCCGCGGCGGCCTCATCCTCTTCGATGTCAGCGATGTCAAGGTGTCGTACCATGTCAACGACCTGCTTCTGGTGGCGCTTGTGGGTGTCCTGGGGGGATTGCTGGGGAGTGCCTACAATTTTGTCCTCCACAAAGTTCTGATTCTTTACGGCCGGATCAACGA GAGAGGGAGAATGGCGAAGCTGGTGCTGAGTCTCAGCGTCTCGCTCTTCACCTCCATCTGCCTCTACGGCCTGCCGTTCTTGGCGCCGTGCACGCCCTGCGACGGCTCGGCGGAGGTAGTGTGCCCGACGCCGGAGGGCAGCGGCAACTTCAAGCAATTCAATTGCCCCAGCGGGCACTACAACGACCTGGCCAGCCTCCTCTACGCCACCAACGACGACGCCGTCCGCAACATCTTCTCCTCCTCCACCCCTTCCGAGTTCCGCTTGCTctctctcctcatcttcttcgCGCTCTACTGCGTCCTCGGCCTCGTCACCTTCGGCATCGCCGTCCCCTCCGGCCTCTTCCTTCCCATCATCCTCATGGGCTCCGCCTACGGGCGCCTGCTAGCCCTCGCCCTCCAAAGCTACATCCACATCGATCACGGCCTCTACGCCGTGCTCGGCGCCGCCGCCCTCATGTCCGGCTCCATGCGGATGACCGTCTCCCTCTGCGTCATCTTCCTCGAGCTCACCAacaacctcctcctcctccccatCACCATGTTCGTGCTCCTCATCGCCAAGACCGTGGGCGACTCCATTAACCCCAGCATATACGAGATCATCCTCGACCTCAAGGGGCTGCCGTTCCTGGAAGCGTCCAAGGACCCGTGGATGAGGAATTTGACCGTGGCCGAGCTCGCGGCGGCCAAGCCCACCGTCGTCAGCCTCGAAAGCGTCGAGAAGGTTGCCCGGATCGTCGAGGTGTTAAAGCAGACCGGACACAATGGTTTCCCCGTGGTGAACTGGCCCGAGGGTTCGGCGGAGCTGCACGGGCTGGTGCTGAGGTCGCACCTGGTGGCGGTGCTAAGGAAGAAATGGTTCCTGAAGGAGAGGAGACGGAGCGCGGAGTGGGAGGTGAGGGAGAGGTTTACGTCCGTGGACCTGGCGAAGAAGGGGGTGACGTTGGAGCAGGTGGCCATCAGCGAGGAGGAGATGGAAATGTACGTGGACCTCCATCCTTTCACCAACACAACGCCCTACACAGTGGTGGAGAGCATGTCCGTGGCCAAGGCGCTCGTTCTCTTCCGCCAGGTGGGCTTGCGCCATTTGCTGATAATTCCTAAGTACCAGGGAGCTGGG ATTTCTCCGATCGTAGGAATCCTGACAAGGCAGGATCTCAGAGCCCACAACATTCTGGCTGCTTTCCCGCATTTAGCGAACAAAAAACACAAATGA